In Primulina huaijiensis isolate GDHJ02 chromosome 4, ASM1229523v2, whole genome shotgun sequence, the DNA window ACTTTGCTCTGAGACCCGTACTCGTGAAATTTGGAGTGGGTTTTGCTATTTCGCTTGGTGGGATTCTTTATACCTTTTTTAGAAGTAGAGGAATCAAGCCTTCTAAATTAAAACCTCCACCGCCTTCTCCAGGTTagattttcttcaaatttcTGTTTTTGTTTCGTTTCCTGATTTTATTCTTTCTTCATGGGGCATATTAATTTGATTTGCAGATAAGGTCATTCTGTCTGATTCAATTAGAGAAAGTGAGAGGTTCGGTGCTGATGATTGTGCTTTGAAAAGGGTATTCATTTTCAAGTAACTTTGATTGGTAGTATAGATTTTTTTCCATTGAGGAAAAGAAATTGGTTTGATCGGTGGGTTTTGTTGGTGCTTACTCAAAACTTTTCAATAAAATCAGTGTGCTTTTGAAAGACAACTACAGAGATAGCTTTGCCTGTTACTGATGAACTTCTAAATTTTTGCATAAACGTGCAGAGCCGAGCTGATGGAACACATATGAATTTTCATTCACGGAGTAAAATGTTTTCATACTAGTTTAtcaaattgatttatttttatctttcagGAGTCATCTCTCGCGGAGATTAATTTTTTGACCAATCTATCTCCAAGCGTTGAATACAGTGGAGATAGATATGGCTTTCTCTTGCCAGAGTTTACCAAACTTGTTACAGAATGCGATTTGGATGTCACAGCCTGTTCGATTCCTCCAGAGAAAAATCTTGGAACTCAAGTTCTTGATGTAGAATCGCCACAGGAATTCAAATGTTCTGAACCTGATGAACACAATAGTGAGATTAATAGCCTACGGAACCAGGTTGAAATTCTTGAGGAAAGAGAGAGATACTTGGAGATTCAGTTGCTCGAGTATTACGGTCTTAAAGAGCAAGAAACTGTTGTCGTGGAGCTCCAAAACCAGCTAAGAGTAAGCAACATGGAGACTAAACTTAATAATCTGAAGATCGAGTCTTTGCTATCAGATAACAGAAGATTAGAAGCGCAGGTGGCTGATTATGCTAAAGTGGTAACTGAGCTTGAAGCTGCAAAAGCTAAGATACAGATTCTAAGGAAGAAACTTAGATTTGAAGCCGAACAGAATAGGGAGCAAATTCTATCCCTTCGAGAAAGAGTGATGAAACTTCAGGATGAGGAAAAAAGGGCCATTGAAAATGGTAATGATATGGAAATGCATCGGCAGAAAGAGAACGAATCGGAGGAGTTAGAGGCGGTGAAGATGTCCAATCACGATTTGAAGCTGGCAAATTCCGAATTGGCTCGAAAATTGGAGTACTTGCAAATGCTTGCCACATCTGCATTAGACAATGAAGAGGTAAATCTACATATATTATTCTTTTCATAAAAAATGGATTATGAGTATTTTGTGCAAGAATTATGCACTTTGTTGTATCAGGCACAAGAGCTTAAAGAAGAGAACCAGCGtctacaaaaacaaaataaaagtttGTCAGAGGAAATCGAGCATGTGAGAGCTGATCGATGCACAGACATCGAAGAGCTTGTCTATCTCAGATGGATAAATGCTTGCTTGCGCTATGAATTGAGAAATTACCGGCCTTTCCCTGGTAAAACAGTTGCAAGGGATCTCAGCAAAACGTTGAGCCCGAAATCAGAAGAGAAAGCCAAACAGCTCATTCTTGAATATGCAAGTAATGAATGTTCTGACTTGTCAGAGTTTGATCCTGAGCAGTGGTCAACTTTCCATGCTTCACTTACAGATTATGGGGAGCACAATGATTCTCTGTCAGCAAAAACGACACCCCCTTTGagcaaaatgaaattttttgccAAGTTGATGAAGGTATTGCGAGGAAAAGACAGCGATCATCATAGTCAGACATCTATACCTGTAGATAATGTTTTAGAGAGATACTCTAGTGACTCTCTTTCAGTCATTTCCGATGGATTCTCAAAGATGTTGCGGACTCCATGGGAGGAGTCTTCTCGCCTTTCACTAGAGCTACAAAGATCTTATTCACGAGGTGAAAATAGTATTGTTACCGGGGAAAGCCACGACTCTTCTCGAAGAACCAGTGAGGATAGCTCCTTGAGTATATTTAGACAAATCAACTCGATAACAGAAGATATCAACGGTTTTTCTCTAGAGAATCAGGATGCTCAaaacacaacaaaaaaaaaactgataaaatatgcCGAAGCTTTGAAGAACTCGCACATGAAATCATCATTTCATCGTAGATCAGCACCCCCGTTTAATTCCTTTTGACATTTTATGGATCTATGAGAACAAAGGTGAATGACTTTCTTGTGTCAAGAAATGTTGGTATATAGACAAGTAGCTTGCCAgtttcaaatttataatacatatacatgtgaTTACTCTGTTTTCTATGTTGGTTATGTATATTTTTGGCTGATACAGATTCTTTCTCGAGTGtagatatatcatattattgtaCTTATGCACGTTGTAATATATTTTCTGAACTAGTAAGGTGTACGTGTCATGCATGTGCCTGAGGAGCCTATAATTAGATATATGTTCATATAAGATATATGTATGATAATTAtcttttattaaattttcaaaactaaacATGAGAAACATAAAACCCAAACTGAATAAACATCAACAAGTTTGAATATTTGTGTCAGACATTGCTACACAAATTTACATTAGTTTTATATGGTTAAGAAAGCGTACAAAAGCATCAGTGGATGTTGTACGGATACGATTGTACGAGCTCTGAATTGAGATATTtggaattatatatattatttttatgctagaAATGTAATAGAATGATAAGTTGCAACGGGTTGCAGAATGTTAGTTGAATAATTttccattatatatatatatatatctcataaCTGATAGTTTTAAAATTGAATATGATGGATTTATCAAAGATTTATTCTCTATCAGTTACAAGAATATCGTGCAGGGAACAAAATGACAAGTTTGTTTTGTTTTAGTTTGATCCCAGGAATTTAAATAACCACCCACTGTCTTTTAAATGGGGGAGGTTATTTTAATCGATCAGTTGATACCTTATTACATTTTAAAGGAAATAACAGTTGTTATCATTACTGCTTATAATGAGTTATTGCAACGATGATATATGATAGATAATCGAACCTACTAGTGATTATTATCATGACGTGGTTCGAttatgattgattgatatgtTTAGGTGAAATTTATGTCATGGTTATCCGAGTTGAAATTCCTTTGATAGATGATAATCGGACTTGTTGATTAATAAATTATGAGTTATGTATTCGTGATCGAAACTAATATTTAATAACACATTGGCTCGTTGGTATATGAAAAACTCAACGTAACTAGCATTAGAGCTATTTTTGACTACATTTGATTAAGACCTCGAGCTGCTTCCTGCCCTTATATATCAGATCTTGGATGAGGGATGTCCGAGCTTTGGTATATCTGCACACTTAAGATAACAGAGATCGTTAGTGGGGCGCCAGAATAGTCTCCGGTGTACCAattccgacgctcaagtcagtcaCGTGATTTTATATCAGGAGAATGTATAGAGAGTATGCGTGTTTACATAAAATGTCTGaataaattaatatcaagcaaaactgatatttataggagagaaGTCAATGATGACTTTGTTTTCAATGCCCAGCTGCTACTCATGGCAAGATGGTCGTCTATGCTTCTATTCACTGATATTGTCAAGTCTTACAACTCATACCTACTTCAGCCTAGTCACATCACCCTCACGTGCGCTGAAAGACCTTCCAATGATGATAAAGACAGGGCGCCCCATACCTGTGAGCTCTTACTACTCGGGTTGATCTACATGCTGGAGGGCTTTGCTCAACCTTCCCGGCTTCCTGACTATCCAGAATCCGGACTAAAGATGATCAGAGTATCTCTTTGATGCCCCGGATATATAAGGGGGTATCACCACTCCCCTCTTagatagtcgggctagagtcctACTCGCTGTCCCGAGCAATTCGAATGTGTTTAGGCAGGAAATTCATGTGATGTTGGGCTGATGTTAGCATGAGGTAAGCCATAGGAGTCGAAAGATCGGACGTCGCTTCGAACTCTGTACCCGTCTTTTCATACCTCGCAGAATTTTCGAGAAGCGTTGTGCTTGCTCATTTGTTTATAGATTAACGGTCCAGATCGAATATCTTCCATCTATATAAAGTGATCGATTCTCCCCATTTTTCACTTTTACATTTTTGCGTTTAGTTCACTAGCTCTCCGTACTCAGGCGTCTTCTGTTCCCTTCTCCGGTGATTGTCACGTTCTCCGTCCAGCCTTATTCCCAACCATTCGTAAGTTTTTCCTCCTTTTTTGCTAGAAAAACGTCTAATTCCACTTCTGGAGCAAACACACGTGGCTCATCTGGTTATGAGTGTAGCGATGCGTTCAGCTTCTTCTTCCCCTTCCTCCAAAAGACCAGTCATCCTTCCTGCCAAAAAATCCAAGAAACCAAAAACAAAGCCCCAATCTGTCGAGACTTTCTGGGCTTCGAAGAAGGGCAAGGGTAAGGCCCGCACCTTCAGCTCTTCTCAGCCCGATGTCCCGAGTATCCTCTGGTTTTCTTCCATGGGGAGCACCCTTCGCCCAGGGGCCGACGAAGACCTTAGAGTTCTCGGGTCCATCCCTTCCTCCTACCAAATCCTGATTCCTAGACCCTCTAATCGGGTTGATCAGACCACGGAGGGTTTCTTTACCTACCTCCTGGATCAGGTTCGCAGTGGtctaagatttttttttccccatttCTACGTTGAGGTGACCCACTTCCTTGGGATCCCCATAAACCAACTATACCCTAATTCCTTTCGGATAATGGCCTCAACCTATATCCTCTTCAAAATGAATAATCTCCTCATTAACCCACTTATTATTCACTATTTCTTTGTATGCCGGTTTGGGGACAATGCCTTTTCCCTGTCTGCCTGCAAAAAGCCAGCCAAGCACTGAGGAAGGGAGGGGAGATTGATATAAAAGAATATGTTTTTCCATCCCTTCAAGGAAGAAGATATATCATCAAGGAATCGATTCTGTAACCCGGCAATTTGGTGGCCCATGGGTTGAGTGCCCGGACAGAGGACCCTATAGACAAGGTGATCGATGAAATATCTGGCTCGGACGCTTAACTCGgtaatttctttttttctctATGTACTTCTTTCTTACCTTTGGCTCTTTTCCCATTTTACTACttaacacttttttttttttttacaaataactTGGAGAGGCAGGAAGCTTTTGCCAGGCGGCGCGTTGCTGAGAAAGCAACTAAGGAAAAGAAAAGGGCCGCTCGGAAAGCGGCTCTGGAGGAGAGAGTTTTGGCCCGACAAGTGGCTATGGAAGCCCGGGCTGTTGCTGAGATTTAAGCCTTTGGGGGTAAGCCCGTTGACGAAACTAGGGCGGGGGGCCATAAAGCAGAAATGACATAGAGCCCTAGCTCTCCCGGGGACTCCGTAGACCATTTTCCCCTCGTCCAGAAGAAACGAAAGGCGAGGTCCAACCCTGAGCTGGTCCTACTCAAAGTTCTTCTAGAGCAGTTCACTTTGTTCCCTCATCTTCTGCCCACCTTCCCATCGAGTCTTGCCAACCCAGCCCCCGAACTAGATGGGGTTTCTTCAGCCGGGGTTAGGCTTGTGCAGGGCTTACTCTTCCCCGCCGAAGGAACCCATCTGCGGAGCCTGTTTCCTAACCATAAACTGTTCGAGGGAACCTCTCAGGCTCTTCTAGTAAGTTCTCCTCCTCAAACCCTCTTCCTTTTGCTTCTTTATCAGTTGTAATTTTTCTTACCCATCATTCTGTGCATGGCCTCCAAATGTTGATAGCGGCTTATGAGGAGGTGCTTCTCTGGCCAAGAAAGAGGCCAACCGGGCTCAGGTTGCTAATAAGCTTCATCGGCAAGTACAAGGTGAGCTGGAGCGAGCCCGACACCTTCATGAAGAGGTAGTGATCGGCTTGAGGACTATCTCGGAGGTAAATTATCAGCAATTGGAGGTGGCCCATGGGGATCTTCGACTGGTCCGGATAGAAACTGAAGCTGCCAAAGTCCGGGCTGAAACTCCAAGGGCCCAACTCTGAACTTTGGAGGCACATGTTCAGTCTTTTGTCGAGGAGCTCCACGTTGAAAAGGTCCGAGCTGCTGAAGCTGAATCTGCCCTGGTTGCCCACCGTCAATCCGAGGAACAATGACGAGCCGCCTTTTCCTCTGTTCAGGTGAGTTCAAGGCAGCCGTAAAAGACAAGGCTTACTCATTCTTTCGGACCGGCTTCGATAAATTCCAAGAGCAGTTTGCGAAGGCCGGGCTTATTCCAGAAGATAGGGAATGCTTCTCTGACTTTGATCGAGCCATCTATTTTCTTTCGAAAGAAGGTGAGAAGCAGCAGACAAAGAAGCCAGTGGGTCTGAAAGTCCAGCTCATGTAGATAGGCTTGTAATCAATCATGTATTTCCGGCCTCCGGGCtttattaatgaaatttcgTTTTGCATTTTCGTTGTTTTCTTTATTCTAACTACCGGCTAATTAAACCGGGCTCAAATCACattaaaatcttataaatcttgaaaaaaaatcTTCTTAGTGTTTAAGAATAACCGGGTTATTTCTGTTTATAAACACTTATTCCAATACAGAATTCTTAGAACCTTGGGTTTATAGATCTTATTGAATTTCCAAGTATAAGGAAGTAATCGGGACTTCAAGCCTCTCGGGTTTAGATAAAATACTAGGGTTTCATGCCTCTCGGGTTTAGATAAAGTACTAGGGCCTCATGCCTCCTAGGTTTAGGTAAAATCCCGGAGCCTCATTCCTCCCGGGTTTAGGTAAAATACCGGCTCATGCCTCCCAGGTTTATATAAAGTATCGGAGCCTCATGCCTCCCGGGTTTAGATAAAATACCTTGCACATATTTGAAGAGAGTGAAATAACTTCATTAATATTCTGATAATAAATACAATTTAAGCATAATAATTTTTCAGATGAAAAGCATTCCTGAGTCTTTTCAAAGATTGACCCTGGTCATCTTCTAAATATAATGCTCATGAGCTAAGTCTTCGCACCATTTTGTAAGGTCCTTCCCACCGGACCTCTAATTTTCCCACATCTCCAACTGGGTTGGTCTTCTTCAAGACAAGATCACCGACTTGAAATTCTCGAGGTCGGACTCGCTGGTTATAAGCTCGTATGACTCGTCGACGATAAGCTTCCGTGCGGATAGCTGCTCTTTCTCTTGTTTCTTTTATCAAGTCCAATTCTTGAGCTCGAGCTGCATTATTTTCTTCTATCCACGATAAGTTTCCATCCGAATAGCtgcaaattttatcttttctcCCGTGAAAGAAACTAGAACGACTTCCACCCCACTACCTTCCTTGCTGGCCGCACCATCAACAAACACTCTCCAAACTTCTTCCTGCCAGACTGTGCCATATCGATTAGGAAATCTGACAAAGCTTGAGCTTTTATGGCGGTCCTCGGCTGGTAAGTGATGTCATACTCTCCGAGCTCTATTGTCCATTTTATCAGCCTCTCCGTTCGGATTAGTCATGATTTTCCCTAGTGAGCTATTGGTAAGGACAATGATAGGATGAGACATGAAGTAGGGTCTCAATTTTCTTGTGGTTATGATCAATGTCAATGTTATCTTCTCCAGCTCAGTATACCTCAACTCGGGACCTCTAAGAGCATGTATCACATAATACACGGGCTTCTGATCAGTTACTTCTTCTTAAATAAGGACCGAGCTGATGGCATATTCAGTGGCAGACAAATAGATTAGAGTTTAACCAAGATGGCAACCCAGCTAGATGATTCTTCAAGTCTGGAAAGGCTTGCTCAGTTTTATCATCCCATCCGAATCTTCGGGCTTTCCTCAATGtatgaaagaaaggataactctGATGTGCTGATCATGATATGAACCAAGACAAAGCTGCAATTCTACCCGTTAGCTTTTGTACATCCTTGATAGTTTTAGGATAAACAATCTCCTAAATAGCCTTCACCTTCTCCAGGTTGACTTCAGTACCCCTCTCGGTTACTATGAAGCCTAGAAACTTGTCACTCTTCAAATCCATAAACTATACTATTAGGAGTTTCTCTAGTAGCAGTCCGGAGAGGGGTTCAATAAGCCCATAGAACAATGGACACTTCTTCCACCCAATCTTTTCCAATACCCTAAAATATGGCCTTTAAAGCTTGAACAATTATCCGGTTAGTGACTCTAGTTTTCCTGTTAGCTTGGGGATAAGCTACTGAAGTGAAGGACTAAATAATCTTCATTTCTTTACACCAGACCGTAACTTTTCACCCTTGGATCTGTCGGCCGTTATCAGATTTTAACTTTCTTGGTAGCCCGAATCTGCAAACTATgtttttccataaaaattttaatacttcATCTTCAGTGATTTTGGTCAAGGGCTGGGCCTCCACCCACTTAGAAAAGTAGTCAACTGCTACTAACAGGAATTTCTTCTGGGCTCGGGCTACTAGGAAGGGCCCAACAATATCTAGGCTCAATTGATCAAGAGAGCAAGATGCTCGAACATGCTTTAAAGACGAGGCCGTACTGTGGCAAAAATTACCACGACGTTGAAATTCTTCATAAGACCAGACCATCTCTCGGGTATCTGTATTCATAGCAGGCCACCAGAATCCAGCGAACAGTGCTTTTCGAGTGAGTGCTATGGTCTCGAGATGGTCTCCACAACACACATCATGAATTTTTCTTAACACATATTTAGTTTCTTCCGCGGCCAAACACTTGAGCATTGGACCCCGGAATGATCGTCGGTACAATTCTCCATTGATGAGACTGAAATGGGAACATTGCCTCTTAATTTTCTGACCTTGTTGAGGATCTTCCGACATCCAGTTTGTTGAAATGAACTCGAGTAGGGGCATTCTCCATGAATTTTCTTGAGAAGTCACTGGATCGGTATCTATGGTTGATACTAGCTTGGTGTGATAAATAACATCCTTGCGTGCATCGGCCTCAACATTTTCTTCCCTCGGAAACTGTTCTGCACTCCATTCAATAAAACTTTCCGATAGTTCTTGAATGACTTTTAAATATTCCTTTAACATCCACTCTCGGGCCTCATAAGAGCCTTTGACTTGCTGAATAACTAGTTGAGAGTCTGAATATAGGATGATTCGGGTAGCTCCAGCTTCCCGAGCGGTCTTCCTGCCGATTACCATTGATTTATACTCAACCTCATTATTTGAAGCCCGAAAGTCCAATCTCATtgcaaattttatcttttctcCCGTGGGAGAAACTATAACGACTCCCACTCCACTACCGTCCTTGCTGGCCGCACCATCAACAAAAACTCTCCAAACTTCTTCCTACCCATATTGTGCCATCTTGATTAGGAAATCTGACAAAGTTTGAGCTTTTATGGCGGTACTTGGCTGGTAAATGATGTCATACTCCTCGAGCTCTATTGTCCATTTTACCTGCCTCCTCGAGATGTCCGGATTAGTCATGATTTTTTCTAGTGAGCTATTGATAAGGACAATGATAGGATGAGACAGGAAGTAGGGTCTCAATTTTCTTGTGGTTATGATAAATGCCAAAGCTATCTTCTCCAGCTCAGTATACCTCAACTCGGGACCTCTAAGAGCATGTATCACATAATACACGGGCTTCTGATCAGTTACTTCTTCTTAAATAAGGACCGAGCTGATGGCATATTCAGTGGCAGACAAATAGATTAGAGTTTAACCAAGATGGCAACCCAGCTAGATGATTCTTCAAGTCTGGAAAGGCTTGCTCAGTTTTATCATCCCATCCGAATCTTCG includes these proteins:
- the LOC140975803 gene encoding uncharacterized protein; the encoded protein is MVAGEKRDFALRPVLVKFGVGFAISLGGILYTFFRSRGIKPSKLKPPPPSPDKVILSDSIRESERFGADDCALKRESSLAEINFLTNLSPSVEYSGDRYGFLLPEFTKLVTECDLDVTACSIPPEKNLGTQVLDVESPQEFKCSEPDEHNSEINSLRNQVEILEERERYLEIQLLEYYGLKEQETVVVELQNQLRVSNMETKLNNLKIESLLSDNRRLEAQVADYAKVVTELEAAKAKIQILRKKLRFEAEQNREQILSLRERVMKLQDEEKRAIENGNDMEMHRQKENESEELEAVKMSNHDLKLANSELARKLEYLQMLATSALDNEEAQELKEENQRLQKQNKSLSEEIEHVRADRCTDIEELVYLRWINACLRYELRNYRPFPGKTVARDLSKTLSPKSEEKAKQLILEYASNECSDLSEFDPEQWSTFHASLTDYGEHNDSLSAKTTPPLSKMKFFAKLMKVLRGKDSDHHSQTSIPVDNVLERYSSDSLSVISDGFSKMLRTPWEESSRLSLELQRSYSRGENSIVTGESHDSSRRTSEDSSLSIFRQINSITEDINGFSLENQDAQNTTKKKLIKYAEALKNSHMKSSFHRRSAPPFNSF
- the LOC140975042 gene encoding uncharacterized protein, which encodes MDSSGCPEGHDRKSYLRVAAGHPVRKDFKENLLLRTNKGGGGRTGRFETESEEAGTITKGTRKTVFSLFEIKQNRDESLRAYIRKFNKPALEVSSCAPETKTMAFTQGLQEEDFFWPDCRVLEKIGWKKYPVFYGLIEPLPRLLLEKLLMVWFMDLKSDKFISFVVTERGIEVNLEKVKAILEMVSPKNIKDIEKLTCRIAVLSQFISRSTYRSYHFFEILRKARRFGWDDKTEQAFPDLKNHLAGLPSWLNSNLFEEVWRVFVDGAASKDGSGVGVVIVSPTGEKIKFAMRLDFRASNNEVEYKSMVIGRKTAREAGATRIILYSDSQLVIQQVKGSYEAREWMLKEYLKVIQELSESFIEWSAEQFPREENVEADARKDVIYHTKLVSTIDTDPVTSQENSWRMPLLEFISTNWMSEDPQQGQKIKRQCSHFSLINGELYRRSFRGPMLKCLAAEETKYVLRKIHDVCCGDHLETIALTRKALFAGFWWPAMNTDTREMVWSYEEFQRRGNFCHSTASSLKHVRASCSLDQLSLDIVGPFLVARAQKKFLLVAVDYFSKWVEAQPLTKITEDEVLKFLWKNIVCRFGLPRKLKSDNGRQIQGYSDGNLSWIEENNAARAQELDLIKETRERAAIRTEAYRRRVIRAYNQRVRPREFQVGDLVLKKTNPVGDVGKLEVRWEGPYKMVRRLSS